From Candidatus Polarisedimenticolia bacterium, one genomic window encodes:
- a CDS encoding prepilin-type N-terminal cleavage/methylation domain-containing protein: protein MQRYRRGKGKSEQGFSLVEMIVASAIFAIAAAVAFILYNAAQKSFKAGQNFTDQQQNTRAAFERVLSDLRNAGYNYNPDGSKSRPDEQIEAAFDTAVVLRADLDFEDSVLKDAPESSIKGVFNTVSTGNDEIVAYVLGKPGWTGGSTLGFTADIDNPTRTTITYQGNNISVGPRDAILEDVRLGNVALVQDSPPYTLYRVTLNNDLTNYVSSANPTAAAFFTRQPVADNIRTMTFHYYDDGGTQIGTFTPTDSSDDIGGATANAALRSRIRRISVDLVGMTPNPDQSYLDPAEASTSSTAHYRKFQLTSNVTVENMGRSGMQDSDTTPPGQVTPAPTLCGGHCQGVLVNFVGRPASELVSSYNVGYGSTSTATPYVVNSPYPHMDNGVPSYTTHAFVRDATHFTQGSTWYFKVQGKDSSSNVGAFSTSASSGALTDTTTPSAPGSGWATERGSATHPPLDAQVQVHFGAVTTNTSGPTGCVDADAPMIRDLKGYRAWRGITSGFTPGGTPYVDETTMTAADTQFTDSNVAQCQTYYYKLAAVDLCGNQGAVSPAISGSSETNVPPMQPYTVNASRTTQNDVTITWPAVVQDVQSRTIQVASYEVVYAAGTISSDPSLLTYTAVPGSPVTGGTLTLVHSLTSSDKSYLQVQNNTYFYKVRATDACPNLSAWSTPSSLICTFNGTPTMSPASGSNVAGSVPISLAVSGGGDTYVRARIYIPNPQGGSPYYDQTATAYPFVFPNWNSAATPAGTYTIYIEVENSNGCINYRTQTVTVSSVLACQISPANPNLSPTTGTAGGTKKSDLTWDIINNAQKDLYIDRIDVAWTNTLGFNPLLSSFLYPSFISPPSFTWPTPVISPATTGTFSLPLFFDRFNDATSPVNVKLDFTNSLVNSSGTSGEVITIRFTFHDSSSVTGSCTFQVIAKDLSIVATP from the coding sequence ATGCAACGGTACCGGCGCGGGAAGGGCAAGAGCGAGCAGGGCTTCAGCCTGGTGGAGATGATCGTCGCCTCGGCCATCTTCGCCATCGCGGCGGCGGTCGCGTTCATCCTCTACAACGCCGCCCAGAAGTCCTTCAAGGCGGGGCAGAACTTCACCGACCAGCAGCAGAACACCCGGGCGGCTTTCGAGAGAGTGCTCTCGGACCTGCGCAATGCTGGCTACAACTACAACCCCGACGGCAGCAAGTCCCGGCCCGACGAGCAGATCGAGGCGGCCTTCGACACGGCCGTGGTCCTGCGCGCCGATCTCGACTTCGAGGACTCCGTCCTGAAGGACGCCCCGGAAAGCAGCATCAAGGGAGTGTTCAACACCGTCAGCACCGGCAACGATGAGATCGTAGCCTACGTCCTGGGCAAGCCCGGCTGGACCGGCGGCAGCACCCTGGGGTTCACGGCCGACATCGACAATCCGACCCGCACCACCATCACCTACCAGGGAAACAACATCAGCGTAGGACCGCGCGACGCCATCCTGGAGGATGTCCGTCTGGGGAACGTGGCGCTGGTGCAGGACAGCCCGCCCTACACGCTGTACCGGGTCACTCTGAACAACGACCTGACGAACTACGTCTCGAGCGCGAACCCGACGGCCGCCGCTTTCTTCACCCGGCAGCCGGTGGCCGACAACATCCGGACGATGACCTTCCACTACTACGACGACGGCGGCACGCAGATCGGCACCTTCACCCCGACCGATTCGTCCGATGATATCGGCGGGGCAACCGCCAATGCGGCGCTGCGCAGCCGCATCCGCCGCATCTCCGTCGACCTGGTCGGGATGACCCCCAATCCCGATCAAAGCTATCTCGATCCCGCCGAGGCGAGCACCAGCAGCACGGCCCACTACCGCAAGTTCCAGCTCACCTCCAACGTCACGGTGGAGAACATGGGCCGCTCCGGGATGCAGGATTCGGACACCACGCCTCCCGGACAGGTGACACCGGCGCCGACCCTGTGCGGCGGACATTGCCAGGGGGTCCTGGTGAACTTCGTGGGACGCCCCGCCTCGGAGCTGGTCTCCAGCTACAACGTCGGCTACGGCAGCACGAGCACGGCGACGCCTTACGTGGTCAACAGTCCGTATCCGCACATGGATAACGGCGTGCCGAGCTACACGACCCATGCTTTCGTCCGTGACGCCACGCATTTCACCCAGGGGTCGACCTGGTACTTCAAGGTCCAGGGAAAGGATTCCTCGAGCAACGTCGGGGCATTCTCCACCTCGGCCTCCTCCGGTGCTTTGACTGACACCACCACGCCCTCGGCTCCCGGATCGGGCTGGGCGACGGAGCGGGGAAGCGCCACCCATCCGCCGCTCGACGCGCAAGTCCAGGTCCATTTCGGCGCCGTCACCACCAACACTTCGGGACCGACCGGCTGCGTCGACGCCGACGCCCCGATGATCCGGGACCTGAAGGGGTACCGGGCCTGGCGGGGCATCACCTCCGGCTTCACGCCGGGAGGAACCCCCTACGTTGACGAGACGACCATGACGGCGGCCGACACCCAGTTCACCGACTCGAACGTCGCCCAGTGCCAGACCTACTACTACAAGTTGGCGGCGGTGGATCTGTGCGGCAACCAGGGAGCGGTCTCTCCCGCGATCTCCGGCTCTTCGGAGACCAACGTCCCGCCGATGCAGCCCTACACCGTGAATGCCAGCCGCACGACGCAGAACGATGTGACCATCACCTGGCCGGCGGTAGTGCAGGACGTCCAGAGCCGGACGATTCAGGTGGCCAGCTACGAGGTGGTCTACGCCGCCGGGACGATCAGCTCCGATCCTTCGCTGCTGACCTACACCGCGGTGCCGGGAAGCCCCGTTACCGGCGGCACCCTGACGCTGGTCCACAGCCTGACGTCGTCGGACAAGAGCTACCTCCAGGTCCAGAACAACACCTATTTCTACAAGGTCCGGGCGACCGACGCCTGTCCGAATCTCTCGGCCTGGTCGACGCCCTCCTCGCTGATCTGCACCTTCAACGGCACCCCGACCATGTCCCCCGCGAGCGGCTCGAACGTCGCCGGCTCGGTCCCGATCTCACTGGCCGTGTCGGGCGGCGGCGACACCTACGTACGGGCGCGCATTTACATTCCCAACCCGCAGGGAGGGTCCCCCTACTACGACCAGACGGCGACGGCGTATCCCTTCGTCTTCCCGAACTGGAACTCGGCGGCGACGCCGGCCGGCACTTACACCATCTACATCGAGGTGGAGAACAGCAACGGCTGCATCAACTACCGCACGCAGACGGTGACGGTCAGCTCGGTCCTGGCCTGCCAGATCTCGCCCGCCAACCCGAACCTGAGCCCGACCACGGGCACCGCGGGCGGCACCAAGAAGAGCGACCTGACCTGGGACATCATCAACAACGCCCAGAAAGACCTGTACATCGATCGAATCGACGTGGCATGGACCAACACCTTGGGCTTCAACCCGCTGCTGAGCTCCTTCCTGTATCCGAGCTTCATCAGCCCGCCGAGCTTCACCTGGCCCACACCGGTAATCTCTCCCGCGACTACCGGCACCTTCTCGCTGCCCCTGTTCTTCGATCGGTTCAACGACGCCACCAGCCCGGTGAACGTCAAGCTCGACTTCACCAACTCGCTGGTGAACAGCAGCGGCACCAGCGGCGAAGTGATCACCATCCGCTTCACGTTCCACGACTCCTCCAGCGTCACGGGCAGCTGCACCTTCCAGGTCATCGCGAAGGACCTGTCGATCGTGGCAACCCCGTAG
- a CDS encoding sigma-54 dependent transcriptional regulator, whose product MSLATPRQASAPIAPAAPGKILLVEDKEGLRDALRRILEREGYSVKACPDGERAAVLLREERFLLVLTDLKLPGSDGLEVLRCVRRCDPTTPVILMTAYGTIQDAVSAMKEGAYDFLEKPVDQDHLLALLDRALQHRLLARENSFLRERFAEELGFPTILGNSSTLHKSLEELRKVSATEATVLLSGESGTGKELFARALHHWSPRRTGPFFAINCAAIPESLLENELFGHEKGAYTGAGSAKRGKMEMADTGTLFLDEIGDLSPALQGKVLRVLEERRFERVGGVETRSVDLRLVAATNRDLKGLVSEGGFRQDLFFRISVFPVHIPPLRDRVEDISLLARHFVERFAVEQKRRAPGIGAEALRLMQGYSWPGNVRELENALERAVILCEAEEIHPQHLSLSGPSPVETENQVRQLVGLHGSLSEVVSRAAGLAEREKIREALRLTSGNKSRAAELLQVSYKTLLAKLKDLRLDSEQG is encoded by the coding sequence ATGAGCCTGGCCACCCCGCGGCAGGCTTCCGCACCGATTGCTCCTGCTGCTCCCGGAAAAATCCTGCTGGTCGAGGACAAGGAAGGGCTGCGCGACGCCCTGCGCCGAATCCTGGAGCGTGAGGGCTACAGCGTCAAAGCCTGTCCGGACGGCGAGCGTGCAGCGGTCCTGCTGCGTGAAGAGCGCTTTCTGCTGGTGCTGACCGACCTGAAGCTCCCCGGCTCCGACGGCCTGGAAGTGCTGCGCTGCGTCCGGCGGTGCGACCCGACGACGCCGGTGATCCTGATGACGGCCTACGGCACGATCCAGGACGCGGTTTCCGCAATGAAAGAGGGGGCCTACGATTTCCTGGAGAAGCCGGTGGATCAGGACCACCTCCTGGCCCTGCTCGACCGCGCCTTGCAGCATCGCCTGCTGGCGCGCGAGAACTCCTTCCTGCGCGAGCGCTTTGCGGAGGAGCTGGGGTTTCCCACCATCCTCGGGAATTCGAGCACGCTGCACAAATCGTTGGAGGAGCTCCGCAAGGTCTCGGCCACCGAGGCGACGGTGCTGCTCAGCGGCGAATCGGGAACCGGCAAGGAGCTGTTCGCGCGCGCCCTGCACCACTGGAGCCCGAGGCGGACGGGGCCTTTTTTCGCCATCAACTGCGCGGCGATTCCCGAATCGCTGCTGGAGAACGAACTCTTCGGCCACGAGAAGGGGGCCTACACGGGGGCCGGGTCCGCGAAGCGGGGCAAGATGGAGATGGCCGATACCGGCACGCTTTTCCTCGACGAGATCGGTGACCTGTCGCCGGCCCTCCAAGGAAAGGTCCTCCGGGTCCTGGAGGAGAGGCGCTTCGAAAGGGTCGGCGGGGTGGAGACTCGCAGCGTGGATCTGCGCCTCGTGGCCGCCACCAACCGCGATCTCAAAGGGCTGGTGTCGGAGGGCGGTTTCCGCCAGGACCTTTTCTTCCGAATCTCGGTGTTCCCGGTGCACATCCCGCCGCTGCGCGATCGGGTGGAAGACATCTCTCTGCTGGCGCGGCATTTCGTCGAACGCTTCGCCGTCGAGCAGAAGCGCCGGGCCCCGGGTATCGGTGCGGAAGCGCTTCGCCTGATGCAGGGTTATTCCTGGCCGGGCAACGTGCGCGAGCTGGAGAATGCTCTCGAGCGCGCGGTGATCCTGTGCGAGGCGGAGGAGATCCATCCGCAGCACCTGAGCCTCAGCGGCCCGTCCCCGGTGGAGACTGAAAACCAGGTACGGCAGCTGGTCGGATTGCACGGCTCGCTTTCCGAAGTGGTCTCGAGGGCTGCGGGGCTCGCCGAGAGGGAGAAGATCCGCGAAGCGCTGCGGCTGACCTCCGGCAACAAGAGCCGAGCTGCCGAGCTGCTGCAGGTGTCCTACAAGACGCTCCTCGCAAAACTGAAAGATCTCCGCCTCGATTCAGAGCAGGGTTGA